One genomic segment of Falco peregrinus isolate bFalPer1 chromosome 7, bFalPer1.pri, whole genome shotgun sequence includes these proteins:
- the TMEM244 gene encoding transmembrane protein 244 isoform X6, with amino-acid sequence MALKVKTAESKVVLVNLLICMVVFYTVYYVVLSVCFAVFSSCDIIGNNFLHLWFAVCPDCGRMGLGLCCNSYYYSYHHNFSWKEKGKNSLLQMRLAITFCQHLVTCSLFSCCLAEHCYSCLGNIL; translated from the exons GTTGTTCTGGTGAACCTGTTGATATGCATGGTAGTTTTCTACACTGTGTACTATGTGGTCCTATCTGTGTGCTTCGCAGTATTCAG ttcTTGTGATATCATTGGAAATAACTTTCTTCATTTGTGGTTTGCTGTTTGCCCTGATTGTGGAAGAATGGGTTTGGGATTATGCTGTAACAGTTACTATTATTCATATCATCATAACTTCAGTTG gaaagaaaagggaaagaattcACTGCTGCAAATGAGACTCGCCATCACTTTTTGCCAGCACCTGGTAACCTGCTCCCTCTTCTCATGCTGTTTAGCAGAACACTGCTATAGCTGTTTAGGAAATATACTTTAA